Proteins co-encoded in one Oreochromis aureus strain Israel breed Guangdong linkage group 3, ZZ_aureus, whole genome shotgun sequence genomic window:
- the LOC120438160 gene encoding tripartite motif-containing protein 16-like encodes MAQKGVQLDRETFSCSICLDLLKDPVTTACGHSYCMNCIKCFWDEEDRKGIHSCPQCRKTFTPRPVLEKNIMLAALVEQLKKTGLQAAPADHCYAKPEDLACDVCTGRKRKAIKSCLSCPASYCEKHLQPHYDAAPLKKHKLVAPSKKLQENICSRHDEVMKIFCRTDQQSICYLCTMDEHKGHETVPAAAERTEKQKELEVRRLNIQQRIQEREKDVKLLQQEVEAINGSADKAVEDSEKMFTELIRLIQKRSSDVKQQVRSQQETEVSRVKELQEKLEQEIAELKRKDGELEQLSHTEDHNQFLHNYPSLSALSESTHSSSINIRPLSYFEDVTAAVSETRDKLQDILREEWTNISLTVTEVDVLLSPPEPKTRAGFLKYSHEITLDPNTAHRHLLLSEGNRKVSLIKQQQSYSDHPDRFTGRLQVLSRESLAGRCYWEVEWRAGAVRVAVAYKNISRAGSINECGFGNNNKSWALYCDINSYKFWHNNVHIDLSGPRSSRVGVYLDHRAGILSFYSVSETMTLLHRVQTTFTQPLYAGLWLGLYNGDTAELIKFK; translated from the coding sequence ATGGCACAGAAAGGAGTTCAGCTGGACCGAGAAACCTTctcttgttccatctgtttggatctactgaaggatccggtgactacagcctgtggacacagctactgcatgaactgtattaaatgtttctgggatgaagaggacaggaagggaatccacagctgccctcagtgcaggaagactttcacaccgaggcctgtcctggagaaaaacatcatgttagcagctttagtggagcagctgaagaagactggactccaagctgctccagctgatcactgctatgctAAACCTGAAGATTtggcctgtgatgtctgcactgggagGAAGCGGAAAGCCATCAAGTCCTGTTTATCTTGTCCAGcctcttactgtgagaaacacctccaacctcactatgatgcagctccattaaagaaacacaagctggtggccccctccaagaagctccaggagaacatctgctctcgtcatgatgaggtgatgaagattttctgtcgtactgatcagcagagtatctgttatctctgcacgatggatgaacataaaggccatgaaacagtcccagctgcagcagaaaggactgagaagcagaaggagctcgaggtgagacgactaaacatccagcagagaatccaggagcgagagaaagatgtgaagctgcttcaacaggaggtggaggccatcaatggctctgctgataaagcagtggaggacagtgagaagatgttcactgagctgatccgtctcatccagaaaagaagctctgatgtgaagcagcaggtcagatcccagcaggaaactgaagtgagtcgagtcaaagagcttcaggagaagctggagcaggagatcgctgagctgaagaggaaagacggcgagctggagcagctctcacacacagaggatcacaaccagtttctacacaactacccctcactgtcagcactcagtgagtctacacactcatccagcatcaatattcgtcctctgagctactttgaggatgtgacagcagctgtgtcagagaccagagataaactacaggacattctgagagaggaatggacaaacatctcactgacagtcactgaagtggatgttttactgtcaccaccagagccaaagaccagagctggattcttaaaatattcacatgaaatcacactggatccaaacacagcacacagacatctgttattatctgaggggaacagaaaagtatcattaataaaacaacaacagtcttattctgatcatccagacagattcactGGACGGCTTCAggtcctgagtagagagagtctggctggacgttgttactgggaggtggagtggagagcTGGAGCAGTTCGTGTAGCAGTCGCATACAAGAATATCAGCAGAGCAGGGAGTATCAATGAATGTGGATTTGGAAACAATAACAAATCTTGGGCATTATATTGTGACATAAACAGTTATAAATTTTGGCACAACAATGTCCACATTGACCTCTCAGGTCCTCGgtcctccagagtaggagtgtacctggatcacagagcaggtattctgtctttctacagcgtctctgaaaccatgactctcctccacagagtccagaccacattcactcagccgctctatgctggactttGGCTTGGGTTGTATAATGGAGACACTGCAGAGTTGATTAAATTCAAATAG